Proteins encoded within one genomic window of Jiangella mangrovi:
- a CDS encoding PucR family transcriptional regulator, translating to MPPAESAVMLAELLALGLVGEYDVVAGRRGLAHEVTSVVVGTSLRQLDELPAGCLPLFPRERLAVEEVSADVALRVAHRRGLAGLVVERTTHALPEITGRLADRFGMPLVLVARLDAHAAAAAVDRHLRGPRLAGLRMVDAMLTRLRQVPDSAEGLLAAVQAAAGVPAAMVDGRGLTVAGDPATVDPATRAELVKRLPPGGPAAPVTLFGDGHTLICHPATVADGLPANLWLVARLPLAGRGMVESVGRVLALASWAYTAWIATKSLDGEREARYRAVVLADVVEYADDIAPGTSERATALGWRLSGWHVGIHLNIDQAVGPGVRPTSLIAGLERVLRDNDLPHDLIQRPGGWATWRTQDAEPEPEEVDRLARRLGHALRTFRDDHPGVLVAGGLGAGHDGAEGIGASLHEARQASLLARARGGSGAVETFGSMSVDRLLSGWQRSEPLLRATSSLLAPLREVDPGGDLVRTLMVYLDHESSATATANVLNVHRNTVLQRLERIRALLPLDLSQPNDRLVAHLAARAVADEDT from the coding sequence ATGCCGCCCGCAGAATCCGCCGTCATGCTGGCGGAATTGCTCGCGCTCGGGCTCGTCGGCGAGTACGACGTCGTGGCCGGGCGGCGCGGGCTGGCGCACGAGGTCACGTCGGTGGTCGTCGGCACGTCGCTGCGCCAGCTCGACGAGCTGCCCGCCGGCTGCCTGCCGCTGTTCCCGCGCGAGCGGCTCGCGGTCGAGGAGGTGTCGGCCGACGTCGCGCTGCGGGTGGCGCACCGGCGCGGCCTGGCCGGGCTCGTCGTCGAGCGCACCACGCACGCGCTGCCCGAGATCACCGGCCGGCTGGCCGACCGCTTCGGCATGCCGCTGGTGCTGGTGGCCCGGCTCGACGCGCATGCCGCGGCTGCCGCCGTCGACCGGCATCTGCGCGGACCGCGGCTGGCCGGGCTGCGCATGGTCGACGCCATGCTGACCCGCCTGCGGCAGGTGCCCGACAGCGCCGAGGGGCTGCTCGCCGCGGTGCAGGCGGCGGCCGGGGTGCCGGCGGCCATGGTCGACGGCCGCGGCCTGACGGTGGCCGGCGACCCCGCCACCGTCGACCCCGCCACCCGGGCCGAGCTGGTGAAGCGGCTGCCCCCCGGTGGTCCGGCGGCACCCGTGACGCTGTTCGGCGACGGCCACACGCTCATCTGCCATCCCGCCACCGTCGCCGACGGACTGCCGGCCAACCTCTGGCTCGTGGCGCGGCTGCCGCTGGCCGGGCGCGGCATGGTCGAGTCCGTCGGCCGGGTGCTCGCGCTGGCCTCGTGGGCCTACACCGCCTGGATCGCCACCAAGTCCCTCGACGGCGAGCGCGAGGCCCGCTACCGCGCCGTCGTCCTGGCCGACGTCGTCGAGTATGCCGACGACATCGCCCCCGGCACCTCCGAGCGGGCGACGGCGCTGGGCTGGCGGCTCAGCGGCTGGCACGTCGGCATCCACCTCAACATCGACCAGGCCGTCGGCCCCGGCGTCCGGCCCACCTCACTCATCGCCGGGCTCGAGCGGGTGCTCCGCGACAACGACCTCCCGCACGACCTCATCCAGCGCCCGGGCGGCTGGGCCACCTGGCGCACCCAGGACGCCGAACCCGAGCCCGAAGAGGTCGACCGCCTGGCCCGCCGGCTCGGCCACGCCCTGCGCACCTTCCGCGACGACCACCCCGGCGTGCTCGTGGCGGGCGGGCTGGGCGCGGGCCACGACGGCGCCGAGGGCATCGGCGCCTCGCTGCACGAGGCGCGCCAGGCCAGCCTCCTCGCCCGGGCGCGCGGCGGGTCGGGCGCCGTCGAGACCTTCGGCTCCATGAGCGTCGACCGCCTGCTGTCGGGCTGGCAGCGCTCCGAGCCGCTGCTGCGCGCGACGTCGTCGCTGCTGGCACCGCTGCGCGAGGTCGACCCGGGTGGCGACCTCGTTCGCACGCTGATGGTCTACCTCGACCACGAGTCCTCGGCCACGGCCACCGCCAACGTCCTCAACGTGCACCGCAACACGGTCCTGCAACGGCTCGAGCGGATCCGTGCGTTGCTGCCGCTCGACCTCTCCCAGCCCAACGACCGTCTGGTCGCCCACCTCGCCGCCCGCGCCGTCGCCGACGAGGACACCTGA
- a CDS encoding DUF4157 domain-containing protein produces MRERVAFDPVSGKVQEDTAAAVHAARRGGSTLSGPVREAYEQRFGADLSHVRVHTDDGADRLSRSLAADAFTVQNDVFFRRGRFAPGTTAGDRLLAHELAHVAQHGGPNTAGGELRVSSPDDHAEREAEHAAHHGPNPSLGTAAAGVVHRSPASDRKAVKVVTDQMIAQYTEGFDVALGKWLADQPQALQGGEYLLMGIHKVLARAHATKGGDEAQFLRHALGRPEDLRALPGAPDVRSLAGLAAIARSTAAGSLRTKMSLVYQAIRHDTLKKTMHSVRQASTKRTQGQTQTARDQQLKAQWGLDVKQLRGVDVSPAQPGGERQLRNYFGRQARVEGQQREVRGDVEADSLAAQEARTIGESDFVGIQLSLAELTSIAGGDGKAKTAATKKNLVWDQLSEDEQRRLMVQEYANVALPTYTPGFAVYRIGAEAAEAKEAGKRQTSLVGGLSGSTDMYLHLARYFGAGKAELELVRLAALGEMLPRRDHSFYEVVVAARGYGLTDIDPKAGPAAYGAISPIAAQTVEAGVGMALPGAYQQHATSKENRGVLHDDLKDTQAQVANYAKQLKAAGGAVPADLAERWHDYYRSTGYRWSHDAKIQSSLKTINAALGIGHGTGGLLTTKRQRSAALQILRTVQLHSGNPARVISEAQRTPGYDVLYSELGPLPANQVVAAYVEQYVGSTGMILQSVKLAADVTAAERDPAKLPSPDEIDRAGAQRYQTTIWPEAKDTIHRLAQQAESKFAAALNALDPAAQDYVAKKRALEEKWHRQAATGAVETWKRVQAQIEAIEGLTPVERYAIYFYTQGAFYNELNSALTGDRKLTKKQRAVALAASTGLRKLPVYRGPVYRAQRSGGRLRAAGVTKETLAKAAETWPVGRVIEHADFLSTFAAAHQPLDFMQTDQGKAYDLRVTIRTVKTGRWTLLLSAAEAIADGENPEHEGEVTFPPGSRFRVVAPVDTAPALAAADKSKAFVESTWDEITPDASAPPGAPLPVVDDAQVPAGVRQPPAAPAAAPPPAPGNAAPPPPPPGRAVRAKLVAAAPPAVQGAVQQLLAPPPALPQAQPAVQQAQQQPADDALPAVPADVQQELIALAEQPQ; encoded by the coding sequence ATGAGAGAGCGGGTGGCGTTCGACCCGGTCAGCGGCAAGGTCCAGGAGGACACGGCCGCCGCCGTGCACGCCGCCCGCCGCGGCGGTTCCACGCTCAGCGGCCCCGTGCGGGAGGCCTACGAGCAGCGGTTCGGCGCCGACCTGTCGCACGTGCGGGTGCACACCGACGACGGCGCCGACCGGCTCAGCCGCAGCCTCGCCGCCGACGCGTTCACCGTCCAGAACGACGTGTTCTTCCGCCGCGGCCGCTTCGCCCCGGGCACGACGGCGGGCGACCGGCTGCTGGCGCACGAGCTCGCTCACGTCGCCCAGCACGGCGGGCCCAACACAGCCGGCGGGGAGCTGCGGGTGTCGTCGCCGGACGACCACGCCGAACGCGAGGCCGAGCACGCGGCCCACCACGGTCCCAACCCCTCCCTCGGCACCGCGGCCGCCGGCGTCGTCCACCGGTCGCCGGCGAGCGACCGCAAGGCGGTCAAGGTCGTCACCGACCAGATGATCGCGCAGTACACCGAGGGCTTCGACGTCGCGCTCGGCAAGTGGCTGGCCGACCAGCCCCAGGCGCTGCAGGGCGGCGAGTACCTGCTCATGGGCATCCACAAGGTGCTGGCGAGGGCCCACGCCACCAAGGGAGGGGACGAGGCGCAGTTCCTGCGTCACGCCCTCGGCCGTCCCGAGGACCTGCGCGCCCTGCCGGGCGCGCCCGACGTGCGGTCTCTGGCCGGCCTCGCCGCCATCGCCCGCAGCACCGCGGCCGGCAGCCTGCGCACCAAGATGAGCCTCGTCTACCAGGCCATTCGCCACGACACGCTGAAGAAGACGATGCACAGCGTGCGCCAGGCCTCCACCAAGCGCACGCAGGGGCAGACCCAGACGGCCCGGGACCAGCAGCTCAAGGCGCAGTGGGGCCTCGACGTCAAGCAGCTGCGCGGCGTCGACGTGAGTCCCGCGCAGCCGGGCGGCGAGCGCCAGTTGCGCAACTACTTCGGCCGGCAGGCGCGGGTCGAGGGCCAGCAGCGCGAGGTGCGCGGCGACGTCGAGGCGGACAGCCTGGCCGCGCAGGAGGCACGGACCATCGGCGAGTCCGACTTCGTGGGCATCCAGCTCTCGCTGGCCGAGCTCACGTCGATCGCCGGCGGCGACGGCAAGGCCAAGACCGCGGCGACGAAGAAGAACCTGGTCTGGGACCAGCTGAGCGAGGACGAACAGCGCCGGCTCATGGTCCAGGAGTACGCGAACGTCGCGCTGCCCACGTACACGCCGGGCTTCGCGGTCTACCGCATCGGCGCGGAGGCCGCCGAGGCGAAGGAGGCCGGCAAGCGCCAGACCAGCCTGGTCGGCGGGCTGTCCGGGTCGACGGACATGTACCTGCACCTGGCCCGGTACTTCGGCGCGGGCAAGGCCGAGCTGGAGCTGGTCCGGCTGGCGGCGCTCGGCGAGATGCTGCCGCGGCGCGACCACAGCTTCTACGAGGTCGTCGTGGCGGCCCGCGGCTACGGCCTCACCGACATCGACCCGAAGGCCGGCCCGGCCGCGTACGGCGCCATCTCGCCGATCGCGGCGCAGACCGTCGAGGCCGGCGTCGGCATGGCGCTCCCGGGTGCCTATCAGCAGCACGCCACCTCGAAGGAGAACCGCGGGGTCCTGCATGACGACCTCAAGGACACTCAGGCGCAGGTGGCGAACTACGCGAAGCAGCTGAAGGCCGCGGGCGGCGCCGTCCCGGCCGACCTGGCCGAGCGCTGGCACGACTACTACCGCAGCACCGGCTACCGCTGGTCGCACGACGCGAAGATCCAGTCGTCGCTCAAGACCATCAACGCCGCGCTCGGCATCGGTCACGGGACGGGCGGCCTGCTGACGACGAAGCGGCAGCGCTCGGCCGCCCTGCAGATCCTGAGGACGGTACAGCTGCACTCCGGCAACCCGGCGCGGGTCATCTCGGAGGCGCAGCGGACGCCGGGCTACGACGTCCTGTACTCCGAGCTCGGCCCGCTGCCCGCCAACCAGGTGGTGGCCGCCTACGTCGAGCAGTACGTCGGGTCCACCGGCATGATCCTGCAGAGCGTGAAGCTGGCCGCCGACGTGACCGCCGCCGAGCGCGACCCGGCGAAGCTGCCGTCGCCCGACGAGATCGACCGGGCCGGCGCTCAGCGCTACCAGACCACGATCTGGCCGGAGGCGAAGGACACGATCCACCGCCTGGCACAGCAGGCGGAGTCGAAGTTCGCCGCCGCGCTCAACGCGCTCGACCCCGCCGCCCAGGACTATGTGGCCAAGAAGCGGGCGCTCGAGGAGAAGTGGCACCGCCAGGCCGCCACGGGCGCCGTCGAGACCTGGAAGCGCGTGCAGGCGCAGATCGAGGCGATCGAGGGGCTCACCCCCGTCGAGCGGTACGCGATCTACTTCTACACGCAGGGTGCGTTCTACAACGAGCTGAACTCCGCGCTGACGGGCGACCGGAAGCTGACGAAGAAGCAGCGGGCGGTGGCGCTGGCGGCGAGCACCGGGCTGCGCAAGCTGCCGGTGTACCGCGGCCCGGTGTACCGCGCCCAGCGCAGCGGCGGGCGTCTGCGAGCCGCAGGCGTCACGAAGGAGACCCTGGCCAAGGCGGCCGAGACCTGGCCGGTGGGGCGGGTCATCGAGCACGCGGACTTCCTCAGCACGTTCGCCGCGGCACACCAGCCGCTGGACTTCATGCAGACCGACCAGGGCAAGGCCTACGACCTGCGGGTGACGATCCGGACGGTCAAGACCGGGCGCTGGACGCTGCTGCTGTCGGCCGCCGAGGCGATCGCCGACGGCGAGAACCCCGAGCACGAGGGCGAGGTGACGTTCCCGCCCGGATCGAGGTTCCGCGTCGTGGCGCCCGTCGACACCGCTCCGGCGCTCGCCGCGGCCGACAAGAGCAAGGCCTTCGTCGAGTCCACGTGGGACGAGATCACTCCCGACGCCTCCGCCCCGCCCGGTGCGCCGCTGCCCGTCGTCGACGACGCCCAGGTGCCCGCCGGGGTGCGGCAACCGCCCGCGGCGCCCGCCGCCGCGCCGCCACCGGCTCCGGGGAACGCCGCCCCGCCGCCTCCGCCGCCCGGCCGGGCCGTCCGCGCGAAACTGGTCGCCGCGGCGCCGCCGGCCGTGCAGGGCGCCGTCCAGCAGCTGCTGGCGCCGCCGCCCGCGCTCCCCCAGGCCCAGCCCGCCGTCCAGCAGGCGCAGCAGCAGCCGGCCGACGACGCGCTGCCGGCCGTGCCCGCCGACGTGCAGCAGGAGCTGATCGCGCTGGCCGAGCAGCCGCAGTGA
- a CDS encoding AAA family ATPase, with protein sequence MTEPWQTFGDLALRTGQAPDKAHDKALAKARDELKGSLQGDSAFATVAANAALTPAETEALAVLAAAELAGLPPLTALELGRVATRLGADRHPAAPDGGLCRAALLSIGDGGSGGWAGALVRAAPLLVWWLLGETPRDPGLPDGAEDVAIAAQGDADLVLVAGPDRVRRLQAVIAALAAPRLLLTPPPESPAGWDAVVRYATVSGSGVVLELDGELTPYGRGRVDAAAHLPWAVTSAADLPVESLPRRPWRHLPVAPAQATAAEVEAVFGPAADRLPMLPTATQVQQVAELAPRFGDPARAVRWLAHGRLDRLATRIEPAATWDDLVLPPDRLTLVREVMIRQRQRRRVLTDWGLGRAAPTATIAMFAGQSGTGKTLAAEVVAGALELDLYQIDVSQLVSKYIGETEKNLGQVFDAAGSVPCVLFFDEADALFGKRSEVSDAHDRYANIEVAYLLQRLEQHNGIVVLASNLAANLDKAFARRIHVAVDFPMPGPAERRHIWDRCLPAPEHRGELDLDRLATYELSGGNIRNAALRAAFLAADEDSVVTMAVLTEALRREMIKLGRHVPA encoded by the coding sequence GTGACCGAGCCCTGGCAGACGTTCGGCGACCTGGCGCTCCGGACCGGCCAGGCGCCGGACAAGGCGCACGACAAGGCGCTGGCGAAGGCCCGGGACGAGCTGAAGGGCAGCCTGCAGGGCGACTCCGCGTTCGCGACCGTCGCCGCCAACGCCGCACTGACGCCCGCCGAGACCGAGGCGCTCGCCGTCCTCGCCGCCGCCGAGCTGGCCGGGCTGCCGCCGCTCACCGCGCTGGAGCTGGGCCGGGTCGCGACCCGGCTCGGTGCCGACCGCCACCCGGCCGCCCCTGACGGCGGCTTGTGCCGGGCGGCGCTCCTGAGCATCGGCGACGGCGGCAGCGGCGGCTGGGCGGGGGCGCTGGTCCGGGCGGCACCGCTGCTGGTGTGGTGGCTGCTGGGCGAGACCCCGCGCGACCCGGGCCTGCCGGACGGAGCCGAGGACGTCGCGATCGCGGCGCAGGGCGACGCCGACCTGGTGCTGGTCGCCGGGCCGGACCGGGTGCGCCGGCTGCAGGCGGTCATCGCCGCGCTGGCGGCGCCGCGGCTGCTGCTCACCCCTCCGCCGGAGTCGCCGGCCGGCTGGGACGCGGTGGTCCGGTACGCGACGGTGTCCGGCAGCGGTGTCGTGCTCGAGCTGGACGGCGAGCTGACGCCGTACGGCCGCGGCCGGGTCGACGCCGCCGCGCACCTGCCATGGGCGGTGACCAGCGCGGCCGACCTGCCGGTGGAGTCGCTCCCCCGGCGGCCGTGGCGGCACCTGCCGGTGGCGCCCGCGCAGGCGACGGCGGCCGAGGTCGAGGCGGTCTTCGGCCCCGCCGCGGACCGGCTGCCCATGCTGCCGACGGCCACCCAGGTGCAGCAGGTCGCCGAGCTGGCGCCGCGCTTCGGCGACCCGGCGCGGGCGGTGCGCTGGCTGGCGCACGGCCGACTGGACCGGCTGGCGACGCGGATCGAGCCGGCCGCCACGTGGGACGACCTCGTGCTGCCGCCGGACCGGCTGACGCTGGTGCGCGAGGTGATGATCCGGCAGCGGCAGCGGCGCCGGGTGCTCACCGACTGGGGGCTGGGACGGGCCGCGCCGACGGCGACCATCGCGATGTTCGCCGGGCAGTCCGGCACCGGCAAGACGCTCGCCGCCGAGGTCGTCGCCGGCGCGCTCGAGCTGGACCTCTACCAGATCGACGTGTCGCAGCTGGTCAGCAAGTACATCGGCGAGACGGAGAAGAACCTCGGCCAGGTCTTCGACGCGGCCGGCTCGGTGCCGTGCGTGCTGTTCTTCGACGAGGCCGACGCGCTGTTCGGCAAGCGCTCGGAGGTGTCCGACGCCCACGACCGCTACGCGAACATCGAGGTCGCCTACCTGCTGCAGCGGCTCGAGCAGCACAACGGCATCGTGGTCCTGGCGTCCAACCTGGCCGCGAACCTGGACAAGGCGTTCGCCCGGCGCATCCACGTCGCCGTCGACTTCCCGATGCCGGGCCCGGCCGAGCGGCGCCACATCTGGGACCGTTGCCTGCCCGCGCCGGAGCACCGCGGCGAGCTCGACCTGGACCGGCTCGCCACGTACGAGCTGTCCGGCGGCAACATCCGCAACGCGGCGCTGCGGGCGGCGTTCCTGGCCGCCGACGAGGACTCCGTCGTCACCATGGCGGTCCTGACCGAGGCGCTGCGCCGCGAGATGATCAAGCTCGGCCGCCACGTCCCCGCCTGA
- a CDS encoding Pvc16 family protein — MGGTMLIPAVDEGLEGLLRSALPLPPEVGEVSFEQPSGGWSAQLSRVAVNLFLYGVARSPLPPVGGGFRVGPDGAREERAATPLIELQYLVSAWASTVPDEHRLLGDVVTCFLSHQLLPGADEVRLALAADGPDRPRDLWASLDGPHKASFTLVVTAPVPPPAWRPAAPPVQRVEGRTRAVSAVTETGRRP; from the coding sequence GTGGGCGGCACGATGCTGATCCCGGCGGTGGACGAGGGCCTGGAGGGCCTGTTGCGCTCCGCGCTGCCGTTGCCGCCCGAGGTCGGCGAGGTCTCCTTCGAGCAGCCCTCCGGCGGCTGGTCCGCGCAGCTGAGCCGGGTCGCCGTCAACCTGTTCCTCTACGGCGTCGCGCGCAGCCCGCTGCCGCCGGTGGGCGGCGGCTTCCGGGTCGGGCCCGACGGCGCTCGCGAGGAGCGTGCGGCCACTCCCCTGATCGAGCTGCAGTACCTCGTCAGCGCCTGGGCCTCGACCGTCCCGGACGAGCACCGGCTGCTGGGCGACGTCGTCACCTGCTTCCTGAGCCACCAGCTGCTGCCGGGCGCCGACGAGGTCCGGCTCGCGCTGGCGGCCGACGGCCCGGACCGGCCACGGGACCTGTGGGCGTCGCTGGACGGCCCGCACAAGGCCTCGTTCACGCTGGTCGTCACCGCGCCCGTGCCGCCGCCGGCGTGGCGTCCGGCCGCGCCGCCGGTGCAGCGGGTCGAGGGCCGCACCCGCGCCGTGTCGGCCGTCACCGAGACCGGGCGGCGCCCGTGA
- a CDS encoding carboxypeptidase regulatory-like domain-containing protein: protein MSRVGTGPRVTAGTGRLDVEPGGSAEVLLTVTNTAEVIDGFTVRAVGLPPDAVTARPPLLSLFPDAEGTIAVAVTVPPTHPAGRHPVVVAVDSQHAGPAAETVDLDLVVPRRPSVALAARPSVVRTRGRAEFAVEVANRGNTTLDLTCSAADADRATALRFTPATLRLGPGAVATTLITARAPRRWLGGDLDRSITAQVSGPDAEASLPLTLRQRPVVGRGLLTVLVLASIVALWATAFLLGITQVLGAEPAVKTAPASFFAATEAAAATSAESAGTSDDAADTAAAGAPAGALPKDGLLPPGVGGTITGTVTGAASGEPVGQLTVEALRRTPDGLVVVSSAASQADGGYTLAGLFPGEYLLRFGADGYPPVWYPAAPDEAGAEPVAAAAQRTTDGTDVVVAGEPASITGAVDPGDAADPVPATVTARPAWAAATDSDEAPAEYTATTGDDGSYTLAGLPAPGTYELTFEADGYRPATVVEHLAGGQQRFVSEVRLATGDGQIAGVVTGGGRPLGGVTVSTTVGDEAVTAGTPTVGEVGRFVLPGLPTPGTYVLTFVLDGYTAQTAVVELAAGQAVTDLAVSLTGGAGTVTGTLLTPGGDGLGGAAVTVGGLAEPVTTTTLTDGAVGGFTVSGLAPGAYTLTFEHEGYQPQTVPVTVSGSAVTPPLTVTMLDGLGRVGGRVTDAEGDAAAGLTVEVTDGATVWSTTSTGGGRYVVAEVPAGVYTVSVRVGGRVRASTVAEVEPAADAVANLRLEAVR from the coding sequence GTGAGCCGCGTCGGCACCGGCCCCCGCGTCACGGCCGGCACCGGGCGCCTCGACGTCGAGCCCGGCGGCAGCGCCGAGGTGCTGCTCACCGTCACCAACACCGCGGAGGTCATCGACGGGTTCACCGTGCGGGCCGTGGGGCTGCCGCCCGACGCCGTCACCGCGCGGCCGCCGCTGCTGTCGCTGTTCCCCGACGCCGAGGGCACCATCGCGGTCGCCGTCACGGTGCCGCCCACCCACCCGGCCGGCCGGCACCCCGTCGTCGTCGCGGTGGACTCGCAGCACGCCGGGCCGGCCGCCGAGACCGTCGACCTCGACCTCGTCGTGCCGCGGCGCCCGTCGGTCGCGCTGGCGGCCCGGCCCAGCGTCGTGCGCACCCGCGGCCGCGCCGAGTTCGCCGTCGAGGTCGCCAACCGCGGCAACACCACGCTGGACCTCACCTGCTCCGCCGCGGACGCCGACCGTGCCACCGCCCTGCGCTTCACCCCGGCGACGCTGCGGCTGGGTCCCGGGGCGGTCGCCACCACGCTGATCACGGCTCGCGCGCCGCGGCGCTGGCTAGGCGGGGACCTCGACCGGTCCATCACCGCGCAGGTCAGCGGCCCGGACGCGGAGGCGAGCCTGCCACTGACGCTGCGCCAGCGGCCCGTGGTCGGGCGCGGGCTGCTCACGGTGCTGGTGCTGGCCTCGATCGTCGCGCTGTGGGCGACGGCGTTCCTGCTGGGCATCACCCAGGTGCTGGGCGCGGAGCCCGCGGTGAAGACGGCGCCGGCCTCGTTCTTCGCGGCGACGGAGGCAGCTGCGGCCACGAGCGCCGAGTCGGCCGGGACCAGCGACGACGCCGCCGACACGGCCGCAGCCGGGGCGCCGGCCGGGGCGCTGCCCAAGGACGGGCTGCTGCCGCCGGGCGTGGGCGGCACCATCACCGGGACGGTCACGGGGGCGGCCAGCGGCGAGCCGGTCGGGCAGCTCACCGTCGAAGCGCTGCGGCGCACGCCGGACGGGCTGGTCGTGGTCAGCTCGGCGGCCAGCCAGGCCGACGGCGGGTACACGCTGGCCGGGCTGTTCCCCGGCGAGTACCTGCTGCGCTTCGGCGCCGACGGCTACCCGCCGGTCTGGTACCCGGCCGCGCCGGACGAGGCCGGAGCGGAGCCCGTCGCCGCCGCGGCGCAGCGCACCACCGACGGCACCGACGTCGTCGTGGCGGGCGAGCCGGCGTCGATCACCGGCGCCGTCGACCCGGGCGACGCGGCCGATCCGGTCCCGGCGACGGTGACGGCGCGCCCGGCCTGGGCCGCCGCCACCGACTCCGATGAAGCGCCCGCGGAGTACACCGCGACCACCGGCGACGACGGGTCCTACACGCTGGCCGGGCTGCCGGCGCCGGGCACCTACGAGCTGACCTTCGAGGCCGACGGGTACCGGCCCGCCACCGTCGTCGAGCACCTCGCGGGCGGGCAGCAGCGGTTCGTCTCGGAGGTGCGGCTGGCGACGGGCGATGGGCAGATCGCGGGCGTCGTCACCGGCGGCGGCCGGCCGCTGGGCGGCGTCACCGTCAGCACCACCGTCGGCGACGAGGCGGTCACCGCGGGCACGCCCACCGTCGGCGAGGTCGGACGGTTCGTGCTGCCCGGCCTGCCGACCCCCGGCACCTACGTGCTGACGTTCGTGCTCGACGGCTACACGGCGCAGACCGCGGTGGTCGAGCTGGCCGCCGGGCAGGCCGTCACCGACCTGGCGGTGTCGCTGACCGGCGGCGCCGGCACCGTCACGGGCACCCTGCTGACGCCGGGCGGCGACGGCCTGGGCGGCGCGGCCGTGACCGTGGGCGGGCTGGCCGAGCCGGTGACCACGACGACGCTGACCGACGGCGCCGTCGGCGGCTTCACGGTGAGCGGGCTGGCGCCGGGCGCGTACACGCTCACGTTCGAGCACGAGGGCTACCAGCCGCAGACGGTGCCGGTGACGGTGTCCGGGTCGGCCGTCACGCCGCCCCTGACCGTGACCATGCTGGACGGACTGGGCCGGGTCGGCGGGCGGGTCACCGACGCCGAGGGCGACGCCGCGGCCGGTCTGACGGTCGAGGTCACCGACGGTGCGACGGTGTGGAGCACGACGTCGACGGGGGGCGGCCGGTACGTGGTGGCCGAGGTCCCGGCCGGCGTCTACACGGTCTCGGTCCGGGTCGGCGGCCGGGTGCGCGCGAGCACCGTCGCCGAGGTCGAGCCGGCTGCGGACGCCGTCGCGAACCTGCGGCTCGAGGCGGTGCGCTGA